Proteins from a single region of Enoplosus armatus isolate fEnoArm2 chromosome 6, fEnoArm2.hap1, whole genome shotgun sequence:
- the LOC139287160 gene encoding E3 ubiquitin-protein ligase TRIM21-like isoform X2, which yields MSAASCLLTEDQFLCSICLDVFTDPVTTPCGHNFCKTCITEHWNINVQCPNCKEVFNTRPELRVNTFISEMAAHSSEQQVSKPGEVPCEVCTGTKLKALKSCLVCLASYCETHLEPHLTMSGLKRHQLIDPVENLEGRMCTKHDKLLELFCKTDQMCVCMFCTISDHKTHDVVPLKEEYEVKKAELEKTESGIQQMMQKRRLKIQEIKRSVELSKEGADREIADGIQVFTALKESVERSQAELIDTIKEKQRKTEKQAEGFIKELEQEISELKKRSTEVEQLSGSADQLHLLQSFLSLNAAPPTKDWTDVSVRPPSYEGTVVRAVAQLEETLNDEITNLFEAELKRVQQYAVDVTLDPDTGHPALILSDDGKQVKHGDVKKNLPDSPERFDHCVNVLAKQSFSSGRFYYEVQVKGKTDWYLGVVRESINRKGKITACPKRGYWTICLRNENEYKALASSPVHLSLSLHSEKVGVFVDYEEGLVSFYDVDAAALIYSFTGCSFTGKLYPYFSPLFNNNGKNSAPLIISHVTKLSRTI from the exons ATGTCTGCTGCCAGCTGTCTGCTGACTGAAGATCAGTTTCTGTGCTCCATCTGTCTGGATGTGTTCACTGATCCAGTCACCACACCATGTGGACACAACTTCTGTAAAACCTGCATCACTGAACACTGGAATATTAATGTTCAGTGTCCCAACTGTAAAGAGGTTTTCAACACAAGACCTGAACTGCGGGTCAATACTTTCATCTCGGAGATGGCTGCTCA CAGCTCAGAGCAACAAGTGTCCAAACCAGGAGAAGTTCCCTGTGAGGTCTGCACTGGAACCAAACTGAAGGCCCTGAAGTCCTGCCTGGTGTGTCTGGCCTCCTACTGTGAGACTCACCTGGAGCCTCATCTGACAATGTCAGGCCTGAAAAGACATCAGCTGATCGACCCTGTGGAGAACCTGGAAGGAAGGATGTGTACGAAGCACGATAAACTGCTGGAGCTGTTCTGTAAGACCGACcagatgtgtgtctgcatgttctGCACCATTTCAGACCATAAGACACATGATGTTGTTCCTCTGAAAGAAGAATATGAGGTAAAGAAGGCCGAGCTGGAGAAGACAGAGTCTGGAATTCAGCAGATGATGCAGAAGAGACGACTGAAGATTCAGGAGATCAAACGCTCAGTGGAGCTCAGTAAGGAaggtgcagacagagagatagcaGATGGTATTCAGGTCTTCACCGCTCTGAAGGAGTCTGTTGAGAGAAGCCAGGCCGAACTTATCGACACaatcaaagagaagcagagaaagacagagaaacaggctgaAGGCTTCATCAAAGAGCTGGAACAGGAAATCTCTGAGCTGAAGAAGAGAAGCACTGAGGTGGAGCAGCTCTCAGGCTCTGCAgatcagctccacctcctccaaaGCTTCCTGTCCCTGAATGCTGCTCCACCGACCAAGGACTGGACAGACGTCAGCGTCCGTCCACCTTCATATGAGGGGACAGTGGTGAGAGCTGTGGCTCAGCTGGAGGAAACGCTCAATGATGAGATAACAAACCTGTTTGAGGCCGAGCTGAAGAGGGTCCAGCAGTATGCAGTGGATGTGACACTTGATCCTGATACAGGACATCCTGCTCTCATCCTGTCTGATGATGGAAAACAAGTTAAACATGGTGATGTAAAGAAGAATCTCCCAGACAGTCCAGAGAGATTTGATCATTGTGTTAATGTCTTAGCAAAGCAGAGTTTCTCTTCAGGAAGATTTTATTATGAGGTTCAAGTTAAAGGGAAGACTGACTGGTATTTAGGAGTAGTCAGAGAGTCCATCAACAGGAAGGGAAAAATCACAGCGTGCCCTAAGAGGGGCTACTGGACGATATGTTTGAGGAATGAAAATGAGTACAAAGCTCTTGCCAGCTCTCCAGTCCATCTCTCTTTGAGTTTGCATTCTGAGAAGGTCGGGGTGTTTGTGGATTATGAGGAGGGTCTGGTCTCCTTTTATGATGTTGATGCTGCAGCTCTTATTTACTCCTTTACTGGCTGCTCCTTCACTGGGAAACTCTACCCTTACTTCAGTCCATTGTTTAATAATAATGGTAAAAACTCTGCCCCACTGATCATCTCTCATGTCACTAAACTGAGTAGAACTATTTGA
- the LOC139287160 gene encoding E3 ubiquitin-protein ligase TRIM21-like isoform X5: MSAASCLLTEDQFLCSICLDVFTDPVTTPCGHNFCKTCITEHWNINVQCPNCKEVFNTRPELRVNTFISEMAAQFRQSAQQKANRSSSEQQVSKPGEVPCEVCTGTKLKALKSCLVCLASYCETHLEPHLTMSGLKRHQLIDPVENLEGRMCTKHDKLLELFCKTDQMCVCMFCTISDHKTHDVVPLKEEYEVKKAELEKTESGIQQMMQKRRLKIQEIKRSVELSKEEKQAEGFIKELEQEISELKKRSTEVEQLSGSADQLHLLQSFLSLNAAPPTKDWTDVSVRPPSYEGTVVRAVAQLEETLNDEITNLFEAELKRVQQYAVDVTLDPDTGHPALILSDDGKQVKHGDVKKNLPDSPERFDHCVNVLAKQSFSSGRFYYEVQVKGKTDWYLGVVRESINRKGKITACPKRGYWTICLRNENEYKALASSPVHLSLSLHSEKVGVFVDYEEGLVSFYDVDAAALIYSFTGCSFTGKLYPYFSPLFNNNGKNSAPLIISHVTKLSRTI, encoded by the exons ATGTCTGCTGCCAGCTGTCTGCTGACTGAAGATCAGTTTCTGTGCTCCATCTGTCTGGATGTGTTCACTGATCCAGTCACCACACCATGTGGACACAACTTCTGTAAAACCTGCATCACTGAACACTGGAATATTAATGTTCAGTGTCCCAACTGTAAAGAGGTTTTCAACACAAGACCTGAACTGCGGGTCAATACTTTCATCTCGGAGATGGCTGCTCAGTTCAGACAGTCAGCTCAACAGAAAGCCAACAGGAGCAGCTCAGAGCAACAAGTGTCCAAACCAGGAGAAGTTCCCTGTGAGGTCTGCACTGGAACCAAACTGAAGGCCCTGAAGTCCTGCCTGGTGTGTCTGGCCTCCTACTGTGAGACTCACCTGGAGCCTCATCTGACAATGTCAGGCCTGAAAAGACATCAGCTGATCGACCCTGTGGAGAACCTGGAAGGAAGGATGTGTACGAAGCACGATAAACTGCTGGAGCTGTTCTGTAAGACCGACcagatgtgtgtctgcatgttctGCACCATTTCAGACCATAAGACACATGATGTTGTTCCTCTGAAAGAAGAATATGAGGTAAAGAAGGCCGAGCTGGAGAAGACAGAGTCTGGAATTCAGCAGATGATGCAGAAGAGACGACTGAAGATTCAGGAGATCAAACGCTCAGTGGAGCTCAGTAAGGAag agaaacaggctgaAGGCTTCATCAAAGAGCTGGAACAGGAAATCTCTGAGCTGAAGAAGAGAAGCACTGAGGTGGAGCAGCTCTCAGGCTCTGCAgatcagctccacctcctccaaaGCTTCCTGTCCCTGAATGCTGCTCCACCGACCAAGGACTGGACAGACGTCAGCGTCCGTCCACCTTCATATGAGGGGACAGTGGTGAGAGCTGTGGCTCAGCTGGAGGAAACGCTCAATGATGAGATAACAAACCTGTTTGAGGCCGAGCTGAAGAGGGTCCAGCAGTATGCAGTGGATGTGACACTTGATCCTGATACAGGACATCCTGCTCTCATCCTGTCTGATGATGGAAAACAAGTTAAACATGGTGATGTAAAGAAGAATCTCCCAGACAGTCCAGAGAGATTTGATCATTGTGTTAATGTCTTAGCAAAGCAGAGTTTCTCTTCAGGAAGATTTTATTATGAGGTTCAAGTTAAAGGGAAGACTGACTGGTATTTAGGAGTAGTCAGAGAGTCCATCAACAGGAAGGGAAAAATCACAGCGTGCCCTAAGAGGGGCTACTGGACGATATGTTTGAGGAATGAAAATGAGTACAAAGCTCTTGCCAGCTCTCCAGTCCATCTCTCTTTGAGTTTGCATTCTGAGAAGGTCGGGGTGTTTGTGGATTATGAGGAGGGTCTGGTCTCCTTTTATGATGTTGATGCTGCAGCTCTTATTTACTCCTTTACTGGCTGCTCCTTCACTGGGAAACTCTACCCTTACTTCAGTCCATTGTTTAATAATAATGGTAAAAACTCTGCCCCACTGATCATCTCTCATGTCACTAAACTGAGTAGAACTATTTGA
- the LOC139287160 gene encoding E3 ubiquitin-protein ligase TRIM21-like isoform X4: MSAASCLLTEDQFLCSICLDVFTDPVTTPCGHNFCKTCITEHWNINVQCPNCKEVFNTRPELRVNTFISEMAAQFRQSAQQKANRSSSEQQVSKPGEVPCEVCTGTKLKALKSCLVCLASYCETHLEPHLTMSGLKRHQLIDPVENLEGRMCTKHDKLLELFCKTDQMCVCMFCTISDHKTHDVVPLKEEYEVKKAELEKTESGIQQMMQKRRLKIQEIKRSESVERSQAELIDTIKEKQRKTEKQAEGFIKELEQEISELKKRSTEVEQLSGSADQLHLLQSFLSLNAAPPTKDWTDVSVRPPSYEGTVVRAVAQLEETLNDEITNLFEAELKRVQQYAVDVTLDPDTGHPALILSDDGKQVKHGDVKKNLPDSPERFDHCVNVLAKQSFSSGRFYYEVQVKGKTDWYLGVVRESINRKGKITACPKRGYWTICLRNENEYKALASSPVHLSLSLHSEKVGVFVDYEEGLVSFYDVDAAALIYSFTGCSFTGKLYPYFSPLFNNNGKNSAPLIISHVTKLSRTI; this comes from the exons ATGTCTGCTGCCAGCTGTCTGCTGACTGAAGATCAGTTTCTGTGCTCCATCTGTCTGGATGTGTTCACTGATCCAGTCACCACACCATGTGGACACAACTTCTGTAAAACCTGCATCACTGAACACTGGAATATTAATGTTCAGTGTCCCAACTGTAAAGAGGTTTTCAACACAAGACCTGAACTGCGGGTCAATACTTTCATCTCGGAGATGGCTGCTCAGTTCAGACAGTCAGCTCAACAGAAAGCCAACAGGAGCAGCTCAGAGCAACAAGTGTCCAAACCAGGAGAAGTTCCCTGTGAGGTCTGCACTGGAACCAAACTGAAGGCCCTGAAGTCCTGCCTGGTGTGTCTGGCCTCCTACTGTGAGACTCACCTGGAGCCTCATCTGACAATGTCAGGCCTGAAAAGACATCAGCTGATCGACCCTGTGGAGAACCTGGAAGGAAGGATGTGTACGAAGCACGATAAACTGCTGGAGCTGTTCTGTAAGACCGACcagatgtgtgtctgcatgttctGCACCATTTCAGACCATAAGACACATGATGTTGTTCCTCTGAAAGAAGAATATGAGGTAAAGAAGGCCGAGCTGGAGAAGACAGAGTCTGGAATTCAGCAGATGATGCAGAAGAGACGACTGAAGATTCAGGAGATCAAACGCTCA GAGTCTGTTGAGAGAAGCCAGGCCGAACTTATCGACACaatcaaagagaagcagagaaagacagagaaacaggctgaAGGCTTCATCAAAGAGCTGGAACAGGAAATCTCTGAGCTGAAGAAGAGAAGCACTGAGGTGGAGCAGCTCTCAGGCTCTGCAgatcagctccacctcctccaaaGCTTCCTGTCCCTGAATGCTGCTCCACCGACCAAGGACTGGACAGACGTCAGCGTCCGTCCACCTTCATATGAGGGGACAGTGGTGAGAGCTGTGGCTCAGCTGGAGGAAACGCTCAATGATGAGATAACAAACCTGTTTGAGGCCGAGCTGAAGAGGGTCCAGCAGTATGCAGTGGATGTGACACTTGATCCTGATACAGGACATCCTGCTCTCATCCTGTCTGATGATGGAAAACAAGTTAAACATGGTGATGTAAAGAAGAATCTCCCAGACAGTCCAGAGAGATTTGATCATTGTGTTAATGTCTTAGCAAAGCAGAGTTTCTCTTCAGGAAGATTTTATTATGAGGTTCAAGTTAAAGGGAAGACTGACTGGTATTTAGGAGTAGTCAGAGAGTCCATCAACAGGAAGGGAAAAATCACAGCGTGCCCTAAGAGGGGCTACTGGACGATATGTTTGAGGAATGAAAATGAGTACAAAGCTCTTGCCAGCTCTCCAGTCCATCTCTCTTTGAGTTTGCATTCTGAGAAGGTCGGGGTGTTTGTGGATTATGAGGAGGGTCTGGTCTCCTTTTATGATGTTGATGCTGCAGCTCTTATTTACTCCTTTACTGGCTGCTCCTTCACTGGGAAACTCTACCCTTACTTCAGTCCATTGTTTAATAATAATGGTAAAAACTCTGCCCCACTGATCATCTCTCATGTCACTAAACTGAGTAGAACTATTTGA
- the LOC139287160 gene encoding E3 ubiquitin-protein ligase TRIM21-like isoform X3: protein MSAASCLLTEDQFLCSICLDVFTDPVTTPCGHNFCKTCITEHWNINVQCPNCKEVFNTRPELRVNTFISEMAAHSSEQQVSKPGEVPCEVCTGTKLKALKSCLVCLASYCETHLEPHLTMSGLKRHQLIDPVENLEGRMCTKHDKLLELFCKTDQMCVCMFCTISDHKTHDVAELEKTESGIQQMMQKRRLKIQEIKRSVELSKEGADREIADGIQVFTALKESVERSQAELIDTIKEKQRKTEKQAEGFIKELEQEISELKKRSTEVEQLSGSADQLHLLQSFLSLNAAPPTKDWTDVSVRPPSYEGTVVRAVAQLEETLNDEITNLFEAELKRVQQYAVDVTLDPDTGHPALILSDDGKQVKHGDVKKNLPDSPERFDHCVNVLAKQSFSSGRFYYEVQVKGKTDWYLGVVRESINRKGKITACPKRGYWTICLRNENEYKALASSPVHLSLSLHSEKVGVFVDYEEGLVSFYDVDAAALIYSFTGCSFTGKLYPYFSPLFNNNGKNSAPLIISHVTKLSRTI, encoded by the exons ATGTCTGCTGCCAGCTGTCTGCTGACTGAAGATCAGTTTCTGTGCTCCATCTGTCTGGATGTGTTCACTGATCCAGTCACCACACCATGTGGACACAACTTCTGTAAAACCTGCATCACTGAACACTGGAATATTAATGTTCAGTGTCCCAACTGTAAAGAGGTTTTCAACACAAGACCTGAACTGCGGGTCAATACTTTCATCTCGGAGATGGCTGCTCA CAGCTCAGAGCAACAAGTGTCCAAACCAGGAGAAGTTCCCTGTGAGGTCTGCACTGGAACCAAACTGAAGGCCCTGAAGTCCTGCCTGGTGTGTCTGGCCTCCTACTGTGAGACTCACCTGGAGCCTCATCTGACAATGTCAGGCCTGAAAAGACATCAGCTGATCGACCCTGTGGAGAACCTGGAAGGAAGGATGTGTACGAAGCACGATAAACTGCTGGAGCTGTTCTGTAAGACCGACcagatgtgtgtctgcatgttctGCACCATTTCAGACCATAAGACACATGATGTT GCCGAGCTGGAGAAGACAGAGTCTGGAATTCAGCAGATGATGCAGAAGAGACGACTGAAGATTCAGGAGATCAAACGCTCAGTGGAGCTCAGTAAGGAaggtgcagacagagagatagcaGATGGTATTCAGGTCTTCACCGCTCTGAAGGAGTCTGTTGAGAGAAGCCAGGCCGAACTTATCGACACaatcaaagagaagcagagaaagacagagaaacaggctgaAGGCTTCATCAAAGAGCTGGAACAGGAAATCTCTGAGCTGAAGAAGAGAAGCACTGAGGTGGAGCAGCTCTCAGGCTCTGCAgatcagctccacctcctccaaaGCTTCCTGTCCCTGAATGCTGCTCCACCGACCAAGGACTGGACAGACGTCAGCGTCCGTCCACCTTCATATGAGGGGACAGTGGTGAGAGCTGTGGCTCAGCTGGAGGAAACGCTCAATGATGAGATAACAAACCTGTTTGAGGCCGAGCTGAAGAGGGTCCAGCAGTATGCAGTGGATGTGACACTTGATCCTGATACAGGACATCCTGCTCTCATCCTGTCTGATGATGGAAAACAAGTTAAACATGGTGATGTAAAGAAGAATCTCCCAGACAGTCCAGAGAGATTTGATCATTGTGTTAATGTCTTAGCAAAGCAGAGTTTCTCTTCAGGAAGATTTTATTATGAGGTTCAAGTTAAAGGGAAGACTGACTGGTATTTAGGAGTAGTCAGAGAGTCCATCAACAGGAAGGGAAAAATCACAGCGTGCCCTAAGAGGGGCTACTGGACGATATGTTTGAGGAATGAAAATGAGTACAAAGCTCTTGCCAGCTCTCCAGTCCATCTCTCTTTGAGTTTGCATTCTGAGAAGGTCGGGGTGTTTGTGGATTATGAGGAGGGTCTGGTCTCCTTTTATGATGTTGATGCTGCAGCTCTTATTTACTCCTTTACTGGCTGCTCCTTCACTGGGAAACTCTACCCTTACTTCAGTCCATTGTTTAATAATAATGGTAAAAACTCTGCCCCACTGATCATCTCTCATGTCACTAAACTGAGTAGAACTATTTGA
- the LOC139287160 gene encoding E3 ubiquitin-protein ligase TRIM21-like isoform X1 codes for MSAASCLLTEDQFLCSICLDVFTDPVTTPCGHNFCKTCITEHWNINVQCPNCKEVFNTRPELRVNTFISEMAAQFRQSAQQKANRSSSEQQVSKPGEVPCEVCTGTKLKALKSCLVCLASYCETHLEPHLTMSGLKRHQLIDPVENLEGRMCTKHDKLLELFCKTDQMCVCMFCTISDHKTHDVVPLKEEYEVKKAELEKTESGIQQMMQKRRLKIQEIKRSVELSKEGADREIADGIQVFTALKESVERSQAELIDTIKEKQRKTEKQAEGFIKELEQEISELKKRSTEVEQLSGSADQLHLLQSFLSLNAAPPTKDWTDVSVRPPSYEGTVVRAVAQLEETLNDEITNLFEAELKRVQQYAVDVTLDPDTGHPALILSDDGKQVKHGDVKKNLPDSPERFDHCVNVLAKQSFSSGRFYYEVQVKGKTDWYLGVVRESINRKGKITACPKRGYWTICLRNENEYKALASSPVHLSLSLHSEKVGVFVDYEEGLVSFYDVDAAALIYSFTGCSFTGKLYPYFSPLFNNNGKNSAPLIISHVTKLSRTI; via the coding sequence ATGTCTGCTGCCAGCTGTCTGCTGACTGAAGATCAGTTTCTGTGCTCCATCTGTCTGGATGTGTTCACTGATCCAGTCACCACACCATGTGGACACAACTTCTGTAAAACCTGCATCACTGAACACTGGAATATTAATGTTCAGTGTCCCAACTGTAAAGAGGTTTTCAACACAAGACCTGAACTGCGGGTCAATACTTTCATCTCGGAGATGGCTGCTCAGTTCAGACAGTCAGCTCAACAGAAAGCCAACAGGAGCAGCTCAGAGCAACAAGTGTCCAAACCAGGAGAAGTTCCCTGTGAGGTCTGCACTGGAACCAAACTGAAGGCCCTGAAGTCCTGCCTGGTGTGTCTGGCCTCCTACTGTGAGACTCACCTGGAGCCTCATCTGACAATGTCAGGCCTGAAAAGACATCAGCTGATCGACCCTGTGGAGAACCTGGAAGGAAGGATGTGTACGAAGCACGATAAACTGCTGGAGCTGTTCTGTAAGACCGACcagatgtgtgtctgcatgttctGCACCATTTCAGACCATAAGACACATGATGTTGTTCCTCTGAAAGAAGAATATGAGGTAAAGAAGGCCGAGCTGGAGAAGACAGAGTCTGGAATTCAGCAGATGATGCAGAAGAGACGACTGAAGATTCAGGAGATCAAACGCTCAGTGGAGCTCAGTAAGGAaggtgcagacagagagatagcaGATGGTATTCAGGTCTTCACCGCTCTGAAGGAGTCTGTTGAGAGAAGCCAGGCCGAACTTATCGACACaatcaaagagaagcagagaaagacagagaaacaggctgaAGGCTTCATCAAAGAGCTGGAACAGGAAATCTCTGAGCTGAAGAAGAGAAGCACTGAGGTGGAGCAGCTCTCAGGCTCTGCAgatcagctccacctcctccaaaGCTTCCTGTCCCTGAATGCTGCTCCACCGACCAAGGACTGGACAGACGTCAGCGTCCGTCCACCTTCATATGAGGGGACAGTGGTGAGAGCTGTGGCTCAGCTGGAGGAAACGCTCAATGATGAGATAACAAACCTGTTTGAGGCCGAGCTGAAGAGGGTCCAGCAGTATGCAGTGGATGTGACACTTGATCCTGATACAGGACATCCTGCTCTCATCCTGTCTGATGATGGAAAACAAGTTAAACATGGTGATGTAAAGAAGAATCTCCCAGACAGTCCAGAGAGATTTGATCATTGTGTTAATGTCTTAGCAAAGCAGAGTTTCTCTTCAGGAAGATTTTATTATGAGGTTCAAGTTAAAGGGAAGACTGACTGGTATTTAGGAGTAGTCAGAGAGTCCATCAACAGGAAGGGAAAAATCACAGCGTGCCCTAAGAGGGGCTACTGGACGATATGTTTGAGGAATGAAAATGAGTACAAAGCTCTTGCCAGCTCTCCAGTCCATCTCTCTTTGAGTTTGCATTCTGAGAAGGTCGGGGTGTTTGTGGATTATGAGGAGGGTCTGGTCTCCTTTTATGATGTTGATGCTGCAGCTCTTATTTACTCCTTTACTGGCTGCTCCTTCACTGGGAAACTCTACCCTTACTTCAGTCCATTGTTTAATAATAATGGTAAAAACTCTGCCCCACTGATCATCTCTCATGTCACTAAACTGAGTAGAACTATTTGA